A stretch of Imperialibacter roseus DNA encodes these proteins:
- a CDS encoding PAS domain S-box protein yields MRTEKNDSFITYTSLAVNFIAILVITGWITGAEGLLRILPGLPTMKFNTALGFLFTGLALTFLDTFRKASNLPVQLFSIATLLIGFTTLLQYAFGYSFGIDEFFFTDNISRSLGQTYPGRMSAATATCFLLLGASLLIFSSARVRLFPFAQYILHLVSLLSFISLMGFFYQVPSSAKLPFFSTMAIHTSITLLLVSVAASLSQPHLGLIGFFKGGYLGTWLAKRLIPQIAVLVIALGFLRIQSERFDILSMEFGISLHTISFLIISLFLILRVAFILNKVDSERQEAESQLTDLNESLEERINKRTEELTLLNERLQLATSSGKVGLWTIDLKDNFLDVNDALRKIWGFDPYEPLSPDSLSKRTHPEDQARTSKAFELAIKNRLPIGFEHRIILPDGATRYIKVNGVVHYDSQQTPLRIAGTHWDITEQKLVEISLEESDRRNRVFVAQAPSAIAMFDTEMRYLAASEKWKEDYGIKNKEIIGVSHYDIFPEIGDDWKKIHAECLRGAINKVDEAPFNRADGSVQWLAWDVRPWYKVEGVVGGIIMYTGDITQLKNKEEEKRHLESVLNQASETANIGAWEVDLVNNSVYWDRITKKIHKVDKDYVPKLDGAIQFFKEGESRQRIEAAVQNAILDGTPYDLEVELVAADGSLVWTRAVGQAEFSGGTCRRLFGVFQDIDQIKKAELNLKVSEEQFRGAFQYSAIGMALVSLDGKWLKVNSSLCKMLGYTDEELTKVTFQELTHPDDLNSDLELMAQTISGEIPSYQMEKRYFHKDGQTIWVLLNVSLIKDIDGNPSHFISQIKNISDRKASEAALKEERKLLKSLIDNIPVNIYIKDLESRKTLVNRLEMEYSGFKNESEVIGKTDFDLYPEESAKVSREEDLEVFNTGKPILSKETINTRHDGSTNWFLSSKIPMQNDRGEIVGLIGISYNITDRKLAERALQESEQRWHFALEGANEGVWDWNLATGEVFYSKRSLAMLGINPKDVPNKSETWDNRVHPEDKEAYFEEMQRHLRGESEIYINEHRVQHQNGHYVWVLDRGKITEFNQTGQPLRVIGTHSDITWRKEKEAQVRHSFDVISEQNKRLLNFAHIVSHNLRSHSGNLEMMISLINMTSTPEEKEELIQHLAQISGSLSETITNLNEVVKIQVDINTQTEELKLKEYFVKTMHILSGDIKEKKAKINLNIGDDLTVTYNAAYLESILLNFLSNAIKYRHPDRNPVVNIDFITTNNSKILQIADNGMGIDLALHGERLFGMYKTFHGNADAKGIGLFITKNQVESMGGRIEVESEVGVGTTFKIYLT; encoded by the coding sequence ATGAGAACAGAAAAGAACGATTCATTTATCACCTATACAAGCCTGGCGGTTAATTTTATTGCTATTCTCGTAATTACTGGATGGATCACTGGTGCTGAAGGCTTGCTGAGAATACTGCCGGGCCTGCCCACCATGAAGTTCAATACTGCCCTGGGCTTTCTGTTTACCGGTCTTGCCCTGACCTTCCTAGATACATTTAGGAAAGCCTCCAATTTGCCCGTTCAGCTATTTTCTATTGCAACTTTGTTGATCGGCTTTACCACGCTCTTGCAGTACGCATTTGGCTACTCATTCGGAATTGATGAGTTTTTCTTCACAGACAATATTTCCCGATCCCTGGGTCAGACCTACCCTGGTCGTATGTCAGCCGCTACTGCTACGTGTTTTCTATTGCTGGGGGCCTCCCTGCTGATTTTTTCGTCTGCCAGGGTTCGGCTTTTTCCCTTTGCTCAGTATATTCTTCATCTGGTGAGCCTGCTCTCATTTATTTCATTAATGGGCTTTTTCTATCAGGTTCCGTCAAGTGCCAAATTGCCCTTTTTCAGTACGATGGCTATTCACACGTCGATCACTCTTTTATTGGTTTCGGTGGCGGCTAGCCTCAGTCAGCCACACCTTGGTTTGATTGGCTTCTTTAAAGGTGGGTATTTAGGCACCTGGCTTGCCAAACGACTCATCCCGCAAATTGCCGTGCTGGTAATTGCTCTCGGCTTCTTAAGGATTCAATCTGAAAGATTTGACATCCTGTCTATGGAGTTTGGTATTTCGCTCCATACCATCTCCTTTCTAATAATTTCTCTATTCCTGATACTCCGAGTAGCCTTCATTCTTAACAAAGTTGACAGTGAGCGGCAAGAAGCAGAAAGCCAACTAACCGATCTGAATGAGTCTCTGGAGGAAAGAATTAATAAACGCACAGAAGAGCTGACATTGCTCAATGAGCGATTACAACTAGCTACCAGCAGTGGGAAGGTAGGCCTGTGGACAATTGATCTTAAGGATAACTTTCTGGACGTAAACGATGCGCTGCGAAAAATCTGGGGTTTTGACCCTTACGAGCCTTTGTCTCCTGATTCTCTAAGTAAAAGAACGCACCCTGAAGATCAGGCTCGCACCAGCAAAGCTTTTGAGCTTGCTATCAAAAATCGGTTACCTATCGGTTTTGAACATCGAATCATTCTTCCCGATGGAGCGACGAGGTACATTAAAGTCAATGGAGTGGTTCATTATGACAGCCAACAAACTCCTCTTCGGATTGCCGGCACGCATTGGGACATTACTGAACAAAAACTTGTTGAAATCAGCCTGGAGGAAAGCGACCGCCGAAACAGGGTGTTTGTTGCCCAAGCCCCCTCGGCAATAGCCATGTTCGATACCGAAATGAGGTACCTGGCTGCCTCCGAAAAATGGAAAGAAGATTACGGAATCAAGAACAAAGAAATTATTGGAGTTTCTCACTATGACATTTTTCCTGAAATAGGCGACGACTGGAAAAAAATCCATGCCGAATGTCTTCGTGGAGCCATTAACAAAGTGGACGAGGCACCATTCAACAGAGCCGACGGGTCGGTGCAATGGCTCGCCTGGGACGTGCGGCCATGGTACAAAGTTGAGGGAGTTGTTGGCGGCATAATCATGTACACTGGCGACATCACTCAGCTAAAAAATAAGGAGGAAGAGAAAAGGCACCTTGAGTCTGTTCTTAACCAGGCAAGCGAAACCGCCAATATTGGAGCGTGGGAGGTGGATTTAGTGAACAACTCCGTGTATTGGGACAGAATAACAAAGAAAATACACAAGGTTGACAAGGACTATGTGCCAAAGCTCGACGGAGCTATCCAATTCTTCAAAGAAGGCGAAAGCAGGCAGAGGATAGAAGCCGCAGTTCAGAATGCAATATTAGACGGCACTCCATACGACTTAGAAGTGGAACTCGTTGCAGCCGATGGATCGCTCGTATGGACCAGGGCTGTAGGCCAGGCAGAGTTTAGCGGCGGCACTTGCCGCAGGCTCTTTGGCGTTTTTCAAGATATAGACCAAATAAAAAAGGCTGAGCTCAACCTAAAGGTAAGCGAAGAACAATTCAGAGGTGCGTTCCAGTATTCGGCCATTGGAATGGCGTTGGTGTCGCTTGATGGCAAATGGTTGAAGGTAAACAGCAGTTTGTGCAAGATGCTGGGTTACACGGATGAAGAACTAACAAAGGTTACTTTTCAGGAACTTACTCACCCCGATGACCTTAACAGTGATCTAGAGCTAATGGCACAAACCATTTCCGGAGAAATACCCTCCTACCAAATGGAAAAAAGGTATTTCCATAAAGATGGACAAACAATATGGGTCCTTTTAAATGTATCTTTAATTAAGGATATTGATGGGAACCCTAGCCACTTTATCTCCCAAATCAAGAATATCTCTGACCGGAAGGCATCAGAAGCAGCCCTCAAAGAGGAAAGAAAGTTACTGAAATCTTTAATTGACAATATCCCCGTCAATATCTATATCAAAGATTTGGAGTCGAGGAAAACACTTGTCAATAGGCTGGAAATGGAATATTCGGGCTTCAAAAATGAATCAGAGGTGATTGGCAAAACCGACTTCGACCTCTACCCGGAAGAGTCGGCCAAAGTATCAAGAGAAGAAGATCTTGAAGTATTCAATACAGGCAAACCAATTCTGAGCAAAGAGACGATTAACACCCGGCATGATGGCAGTACGAATTGGTTTCTGTCATCGAAGATTCCCATGCAAAATGATAGAGGAGAAATAGTTGGCCTGATAGGGATTAGCTACAATATCACAGACAGGAAACTTGCCGAACGGGCGCTGCAAGAAAGTGAACAGCGCTGGCATTTCGCCCTCGAAGGGGCCAACGAAGGCGTGTGGGATTGGAACCTGGCAACCGGAGAAGTATTCTATTCCAAAAGGTCGCTCGCCATGCTGGGGATCAACCCCAAAGACGTTCCAAACAAATCAGAAACCTGGGATAATCGGGTACACCCTGAGGACAAGGAGGCATACTTTGAAGAGATGCAGAGGCATTTGAGGGGCGAAAGCGAAATTTATATCAACGAGCATCGTGTGCAGCACCAAAATGGCCACTATGTTTGGGTGCTTGATCGGGGTAAAATTACAGAATTCAACCAAACGGGCCAGCCTTTACGAGTCATCGGCACTCATTCGGACATCACCTGGCGCAAGGAAAAAGAGGCCCAAGTCAGGCACTCGTTTGATGTTATCAGCGAGCAGAACAAGCGGCTGCTCAACTTTGCCCACATAGTTTCACACAACCTCCGCTCGCATTCGGGCAATCTAGAGATGATGATCAGCCTCATCAACATGACTTCAACACCGGAGGAGAAAGAAGAACTTATTCAACACCTGGCACAAATATCCGGATCACTGAGCGAGACAATAACCAATTTGAACGAGGTAGTAAAAATTCAGGTGGACATTAACACTCAAACAGAGGAGCTAAAACTAAAGGAGTACTTCGTTAAAACAATGCACATACTATCGGGGGACATTAAGGAGAAAAAAGCCAAAATAAATTTAAACATTGGCGACGACCTGACAGTTACTTACAACGCAGCTTACCTGGAAAGCATCTTGCTCAACTTCCTGAGCAATGCGATTAAGTACAGGCACCCTGACAGAAATCCAGTGGTTAATATCGATTTTATTACCACAAATAATTCAAAAATTTTGCAAATTGCCGACAATGGCATGGGAATAGACCTCGCACTTCATGGGGAACGACTATTTGGGATGTATAAGACATTTCATGGCAATGCCGATGCGAAGGGGATTGGACTTTTTATTACAAAGAATCAGGTGGAAAGCATGGGTGGGAGAATTGAAGTAGAAAGTGAAGTAGGGGTGGGCACGACATTTAAAATTTATTTAACATGA